TGAGCTATTTCAACAATAGATACCACACCGATTTAAAAAAGTACCAAAGACATTTAAAAAAAATTAAAATTTTCCAAAAAGTACGATTAATGACAGAAGATAATTGAAAGAATCTCGTGTTAAATATTGTCTGAGAAGACTTAACGCACGCATTTTCTGATTTTTCACCGTTTGTATATTGATATTCAAGAGGTCTGCTACTTCCTGATTGCTATTTCCTTCCAGGTAGGTCAGCTGAATAATTTCACGGGCTTTGGGCGGAAGCTTCTGAACGGCATCATACAATTCAGCCATGGCTTCGGCATAAACAATTTCTTGAAGATGGGAGTTTTGATCCTGATGTTGCTGCGCCGCATACACGTCCACACGATTCACTCTGCGCTGGCGTGCGGTCTGATGGTTGAGCCCCACGCGTCGTGTCGTCTGATACAGTGCCGCTTTTAAATGTGCCAAACTCTCAAAATTACGTTTTCCTTGCCATAATCGAATAAACCCCTCCTCAGCGATATCCTCCGCTTCTTTGGTTTCATCCACAAAGCTGGAAGCATATAAACAAATTCGACTGAAATAACGGTTGTATACCTGCGCACAAGCCTGCTCCTCCCCTTTTAGGAAGTCTTCAAGCAGTTCTTTTTCGCTCGTATATTTCATGGATAGATTACTTTAACTAGGTTGATAGTTCCAGTTTATAAAGATAACTAAAAAGAATCGATACTTCCTATCCCAGTGATGCGCATAAATTCGTCCTACTATTTTTACCTCCTATACATTGTACACCATAA
The window above is part of the Sphingobacterium sp. ML3W genome. Proteins encoded here:
- a CDS encoding sigma-70 family RNA polymerase sigma factor, with translation MKYTSEKELLEDFLKGEEQACAQVYNRYFSRICLYASSFVDETKEAEDIAEEGFIRLWQGKRNFESLAHLKAALYQTTRRVGLNHQTARQRRVNRVDVYAAQQHQDQNSHLQEIVYAEAMAELYDAVQKLPPKAREIIQLTYLEGNSNQEVADLLNINIQTVKNQKMRALSLLRQYLTRDSFNYLLSLIVLFGKF